One window of Candidatus Peregrinibacteria bacterium genomic DNA carries:
- a CDS encoding S-layer homology domain-containing protein — protein MSSFFSSKNLQLGCAMTIALAFATMLFGIFPKVYSSFADDYTPYYEPSRERCREVKQLLDETPDWTARFGSIEEPAKCKRLYYNYNWTEVERSVVYPLEKCAEIKTKWDEGNWTARFGSTMEPADCKNLYYEMKWSSQWSPYYGLDIRISDLVTKNTICPGSSESDPNGCKLDGAVVRLEALNHWNNYVSEVVVNSGTQIDLGEALQNSPWVKFKKVPIWYKGKNYEADDGFYQLTVSKEGYGTKIGLVGIFGSTGGDLYWGRKSIGNYVWLEKNTSTENYVPQYEPSRERCREVKQLLDAHQSDWTPRFGSIEEPAKCKALYYDSGWREVSQSVVYPRTRCADIKARWDEGNWTARFGNTFDPANCKNLYYQNNWDNEPTVNYIPQYEPSRERCRLIKKMFFDPRGWTPRFGNPVEPAKCKSLYYNVDWTEVPQSVVYTPEKCAEIKARWDEGNWTPRFGDTTDPANCKNLYYQNNWNNEGLPTENYVPQYEPSRERCREVKKLLDATPNWTARFGSIEEPSKCKRLYYSYSGWREVEQSEVYPPEKCAEIKAKWDAGNWTARFGNTIEPADCKNLYYRNNWTNGNGNTSWTSQCMNTVTDLWGRYTIELLGKDGKRTADCRFVNFGYDIISGTADLIGMNEYALIFDATKKGKIRVTTHESTYYWAEFDIGGTPPCTNRVTDLSGKFSIELLGNNGQRHADCRFSEYTYDVLSGEAKLIEMNEYTLTFDSTKKGRIRVVTTAPTHYWAEFEIGNSSETSKGIPPAGYEDKVITAFDVYDNPFPDTDITVLAGQAAAELYRRAIIGGYPDGEFKGEKPVNRAELAKFFLFARYGTVDDTSNNGQFPDVLENQWYVRFVVTAAKLGIINGYPDGLFRPGNTVIRAEFLKMIAKTFDIESGLSYSYFDVTSADWFAEYAGIAQKYELFPGEDNFLAPGQEMSRYEVAVAIFQYLKNR, from the coding sequence ATGTCCTCCTTCTTTTCCTCCAAAAATCTTCAACTTGGATGTGCGATGACGATTGCATTGGCATTCGCAACGATGCTCTTCGGAATTTTCCCAAAAGTGTACAGTTCATTCGCAGATGACTACACTCCGTATTATGAACCATCACGAGAACGGTGCCGTGAAGTAAAACAGCTTCTGGATGAAACTCCTGATTGGACAGCACGTTTTGGTAGTATTGAAGAGCCTGCAAAATGTAAGAGACTATATTACAATTATAATTGGACAGAAGTGGAAAGAAGTGTTGTGTATCCTCTCGAAAAATGCGCAGAAATTAAAACAAAATGGGATGAGGGAAATTGGACAGCACGATTTGGAAGCACAATGGAACCAGCAGATTGTAAGAATCTTTACTATGAAATGAAATGGTCTTCCCAGTGGTCTCCATATTATGGACTTGATATTCGCATTTCAGATTTGGTCACTAAAAATACAATTTGCCCAGGAAGCTCTGAGTCGGATCCAAATGGCTGTAAGCTCGACGGCGCAGTGGTGCGGCTCGAAGCGTTAAATCATTGGAATAATTATGTTTCAGAAGTCGTCGTAAATTCAGGAACACAAATAGATCTCGGAGAGGCTCTCCAAAATTCTCCATGGGTAAAGTTTAAAAAAGTTCCGATTTGGTACAAGGGAAAAAACTACGAAGCAGACGATGGATTTTATCAACTTACGGTTTCTAAAGAAGGATATGGAACAAAAATAGGATTAGTAGGTATTTTTGGGTCAACAGGCGGAGATTTGTATTGGGGGAGAAAAAGCATTGGAAATTACGTGTGGCTTGAGAAAAACACATCCACGGAAAATTATGTTCCGCAATATGAGCCATCACGAGAACGTTGCCGTGAGGTGAAGCAATTGCTCGACGCGCATCAAAGTGATTGGACTCCTCGATTTGGAAGTATTGAAGAACCAGCAAAATGCAAGGCATTATACTATGATTCAGGGTGGAGAGAGGTTTCTCAAAGCGTGGTATATCCACGCACAAGATGCGCGGATATCAAGGCACGATGGGACGAGGGGAATTGGACGGCGCGATTTGGGAATACTTTTGATCCCGCAAATTGTAAAAATCTCTACTATCAAAATAATTGGGATAATGAACCGACCGTGAATTATATTCCACAATATGAACCATCTCGGGAAAGATGTCGCTTAATAAAAAAGATGTTTTTTGATCCGCGAGGATGGACACCGCGATTCGGAAATCCTGTTGAACCAGCAAAGTGTAAAAGTCTCTATTACAATGTTGATTGGACGGAAGTCCCTCAAAGTGTTGTATATACTCCAGAAAAATGTGCGGAAATTAAAGCGCGGTGGGATGAAGGGAACTGGACACCACGATTTGGTGATACGACCGATCCTGCAAATTGTAAAAATCTCTACTATCAAAATAATTGGAATAATGAAGGACTCCCGACAGAAAACTATGTTCCGCAATATGAGCCATCTCGAGAGAGATGTCGTGAGGTAAAGAAGCTTCTCGATGCAACACCAAATTGGACAGCGCGGTTTGGAAGCATTGAAGAACCCTCAAAATGCAAAAGATTGTATTATTCTTATTCTGGATGGAGAGAAGTAGAACAAAGTGAAGTATATCCGCCAGAAAAATGTGCTGAAATTAAGGCAAAGTGGGATGCAGGAAACTGGACTGCACGATTTGGGAACACAATAGAGCCAGCAGATTGTAAAAATTTGTATTATCGAAATAACTGGACAAATGGAAATGGTAATACATCATGGACTTCTCAATGCATGAATACCGTTACTGATTTATGGGGAAGATATACCATAGAACTTCTGGGAAAAGATGGAAAACGCACTGCAGATTGTCGTTTTGTCAATTTTGGGTACGATATCATTAGTGGCACAGCAGATTTAATAGGGATGAATGAATATGCCCTGATTTTTGATGCGACAAAAAAAGGAAAAATTCGTGTTACCACTCATGAGTCAACATATTACTGGGCTGAATTTGACATAGGAGGTACTCCTCCATGTACGAATAGAGTCACTGATCTCTCAGGAAAATTTAGTATAGAACTTCTTGGAAATAACGGACAAAGGCATGCAGATTGCCGTTTTTCTGAATATACTTATGATGTACTCAGTGGTGAAGCAAAACTTATAGAAATGAATGAATATACGCTCACTTTTGATAGTACAAAGAAAGGAAGGATCCGGGTAGTAACAACAGCTCCGACACATTATTGGGCAGAATTTGAAATTGGAAATTCTTCTGAAACATCAAAAGGTATTCCTCCTGCAGGATATGAAGACAAAGTAATTACCGCATTTGATGTGTATGATAATCCATTTCCTGATACAGACATTACCGTTCTTGCTGGTCAAGCAGCGGCTGAACTGTATCGAAGAGCCATTATTGGAGGATATCCAGATGGGGAATTTAAAGGAGAGAAACCGGTAAATCGTGCAGAGCTGGCAAAATTTTTCCTCTTTGCTCGATATGGAACTGTTGATGACACCAGCAACAACGGACAGTTTCCTGATGTTTTGGAGAACCAATGGTATGTACGATTTGTTGTCACCGCTGCAAAACTCGGAATCATCAATGG
- a CDS encoding DUF2090 domain-containing protein — translation MPSLYVLPFDHRGSFKKLILEHGGDITEAEKEKLIHYKKVVFEGFKKVAEKRGVEDLAILVDEEYGKDIHKEAKILGARNLLSTEKSGQDVFDFEYENWQDHLLEIRPSYAKALIRVVIGEDNSLQNTRLKELSDFCKENEIKFLIEPLIQPSKEDLVKCGDDKKRFDIELRPERFAEAVREMHSAGIYPDVWKIEGTETKEAMDTCSEAAFEGEAENVEIVILGRGESMEKVEHWLTVGAKSKGVTGFAVGRTIFAEALLKLRNGEINEEDASQEIARRYEYFIGVFEKAKS, via the coding sequence ATGCCAAGTCTTTACGTCCTCCCATTTGACCACCGCGGTTCTTTTAAAAAACTTATTTTGGAACACGGAGGAGATATTACCGAAGCGGAGAAAGAGAAGCTTATCCATTATAAAAAAGTGGTGTTTGAAGGATTTAAAAAAGTCGCTGAGAAAAGAGGAGTTGAAGATCTCGCTATTCTTGTAGATGAAGAATATGGAAAAGATATTCACAAAGAGGCAAAAATTTTAGGAGCGAGAAATCTTCTTTCCACAGAAAAATCAGGTCAGGACGTTTTTGATTTTGAATATGAAAATTGGCAAGATCATCTCCTTGAAATCAGACCATCGTATGCAAAGGCTCTTATTCGCGTTGTCATAGGAGAAGATAATTCTCTCCAAAATACTCGGCTCAAAGAGCTGAGTGATTTTTGTAAAGAGAATGAAATTAAATTTTTAATCGAGCCGCTCATTCAGCCTTCGAAAGAAGATCTCGTCAAATGTGGCGATGATAAAAAACGATTTGACATTGAACTGAGACCCGAGCGTTTTGCGGAAGCTGTTCGAGAGATGCATTCTGCGGGAATTTATCCGGACGTCTGGAAGATTGAAGGAACGGAAACAAAAGAAGCAATGGATACTTGCTCGGAAGCAGCTTTTGAAGGTGAGGCAGAAAATGTGGAAATTGTTATTCTTGGACGCGGAGAAAGTATGGAAAAAGTGGAACATTGGCTTACGGTGGGTGCAAAGTCAAAAGGTGTGACGGGATTCGCAGTAGGACGAACGATTTTTGCAGAAGCGCTTTTAAAGCTCAGAAATGGGGAAATTAATGAAGAAGATGCATCTCAAGAAATCGCGAGGAGATATGAGTATTTTATTGGCGTGTTTGAGAAAGCGAAGAGCTAA